CATTTCCGTCGACGGCCTGAGTTGGGGATTAGCAGATACGCAAGCGACTGCAAGCTTAAGGATGGTCAGAAGTTCATCCTCAATGCCTGGCGTGGGCGATGGCAGGCGTGAATCCAATATATCCTTCAAACCTACTGAGATTTCCATGTCGACCAGAGCTAATAGAGATGAAAGGCTCTCACCTGGATGTCCTCCTTTGATCACCTCAATGGCCACTATtccaaagctatacacatcgcATTTCTCGTCACCTTCATTGTGTAAGCAAGCTCTGCACAAAGGAGATATATGTGTTAGCACAAAGACATTGCTTTAGCTAAACCGTTAGATCAAGagttgattttagaaattaaccTGGAGCTACGTAACCATATGTGCCGACAACTGCGCTCCAGTTTGATGTGTCCAACTTAAGAAGCTTAGCTGTGCCGAAGTCAGAAACATGTGCCTCGTACTCCGAATCAAGTAGAATGTTGTTACTGGAAATATCTCGATGAACGATTGGAGTGATACAATCATGGTGCATATAAGATAAAGCATGAGCCATGCCTTTTACTATATTCACCCTCTTGTTCCAGTCCAACTCTTTAGCTTCTTTTTCATTGCTCAAGATTGTAGACAAGCTTCCTCTGTCAAAGTACTCATACACCAAGAATGAGTGTTGTGGATGCGAACAAAAGCCCACAAGTTTCACAATATTGCGGTGTCGAATTTCCGTCAATGCCCTAAtctcattcaaaaattccttttGATATGTTTGCCCACTATTAGCCGTTTGATGGAGCTTCTTTACGGCTACTATATCACCAGATCTTAATTTGGCCTTGAAGACACTTCCATAGCCTCCCCTTCCAATACAAAAAATCTCATTAAAAGCCCCAGTGGCTTCCATGATGTCTTCATATGAAATCATTCCATCGTACTTTGATAGAGAAAAGACTTCAATTGTCTTGGGTGCTAGTTCCACCGTTGGATGGAGCTTCTTTCTatggaaaatgaagaatattccaaagaaaataaacagaAGAATTACTCCTAGCAATGGGAACACAATAAGAAACACTCCACCTCCCGTTGGAGAGCTTTCCCTATCAACCACCGCTTGATCACAGGGCTCAAGTCCTTCAATATTTCCACACAATCCACTGTTACCTTGAAATGattcttttgttgcattttggaaTGCCGTGGTGTTGGGGATGGGACCCTCAAACTTGTTGTAAGAGATGTCCACCTCCACCAAACCTCGCATATCCTTGAAAGTCTTGTATATTAGGCCAGAAAGATTATTGTGTGAAAGGTTCAAGTTTCTCTAGGCTTTGCAGCATGTTGAATTCTCGCTGGGACCCCACCACTTAACAAGTTATGACTCAAGTCTAGCTCGGATAGGTGAATCAGCATCCCTAATTGCCTTGGAATATCTTGGCTTAACTGGTTGTTGCTCAGATACAAGTGggtcaattttgaagaattccCAATAGTCTGCGGGATAGACATGCTTAATCTATTCATGGACAAATCCAATTTTAGAAGACTAGGTAGTGATACAATCTCAGGACTTATTTGGCCTAAAAATTGGTTCCTGCTTAGATTCAATTTCTCCAGAGAAGtcaattttccaaattcttTCGGAACCTCACCAAGTAAACCATTGAAAGAAAGATCAATTTCACCCAATCGAGTCGCGTTCCCAATCTCAGGAGGCAAGTTACCAGTGATGTTATTTCCAGCAATTCTTAGATGAGTTAAGCACATGCAACTTCCCCAGTTTGTTGAGATTTCTCCAACGAACTTGTTGAAACTCATGTCAATAAAGTCCAATTTGGGGTAGACACCAAAGATCTTGGATATGTTTCCAGTGAGCTGGTTTTCCTCTAGGTGTACTCGACTAGGCTTGTGCAATTTCTCAAGCCTTATAGGGATAGAACCGGTTAAGTTATTGTGACTCAGTGTAAAGTTTTGGAGCGAGCCACCTTGGCACAAGTTTTTTGGTAAGGAGCCGTTTAACTGGTTGGTATCCAACTGTAGCACCACCAAGTTCACTAGATCACCTAAGGATTCAGGAATTGAACTAGAAAGGTGATTCTCGCGAAGGAACAAAGATCTCAGGTTGGTCAAGTTACCCAGACAAGAAGGAATTGGGCCAATAAGCTGGTTTGTACTTAGCTCTAAGTCAAACATAGTGTGGAGATTTCCTATCTCATCAGGAATGTGCCCCGAAAGCTGGTTACCATAGAGATAAAGAAGGGCGAGTTTTGTCAAATTGCCTAATGTTGGTGGGATTGAACCGAtaagattattatcattaagGCACAACTCGCTAAGAAGATTCGATTTTCCTAGCTCCAGTGGGATGGAACCAGTAAGCTCATTAGCAAATAGGTGTAGCTCTATCAATTTGGTTAAGTTCCCCAAAGTGGAAGGAATAGGTCCTGTTAGGAGGTTAGTGTCCATGTGGAGCACTTCTAGATTTGTCATACTTCCCATTTCAGGAGGAATATAACTAGAAAGGGAGTTGTTGTAGACATACAATGTAGTCAATTTGCTCAAATTACCCAATGAGGAAGGTATGGGTCCATTCAACTGATTTGAATACAGCGCGACCTCGGTGAGCAAATGCATTTGCCCGATTTCTTGGGGAATGGAGCCATTTAACTCATTGGAAACCAGGTGTAGGATTGTTAGTCTAGTTAGATGGCTGATCTCCGACGGTATTTTCCCCATGAACCGATTGATAGAGAGGTCGAGATAGGTGAGATTGCTCAATAGACCGATTTGAGGCGGAATATAGCCAGAGAGACTATTTATACTCAGGTCCATGTACATGAGATGAGACAAAGATGAGAATGGGAATTCGTCGAGCGTACCTTGGACATAGGCGCTAGTGAGATTTAACCTAATCACACTCCCCGCCTGATTGCAAGAGATGCCATACCAAGCACATGGACTCATGGTTGAGTTGGAACCAGTGGCATTATGAGGAGAGGGAGTCcacgaggagagagaagaatctGAATGGTTGCCAAGATTGGACTTCCACTTGAGGAGGGCTTGGGCTTCTATAGGGGAAGCATGAGCAAGAAGTGGAACGGTAAAGGTAGTGAAAAGGGCAAGGGCAGCTACAAGGCTCATGAACCTCTTGAATTCTGGTGAAGAATTCATggattcttcttctctttctcctgtTTTGGTTCGGGTAAGTTGGTTTGTCTTTCCCTGAGGCAATGAGCAATGCTTAAATAGGCCGTGAAAACTCACCTTCCTAATCATTTTCCATGGTAATGGGTATGCAATAAAACAGGGACTAACCAGTGGAGACTAAGAAGAGGTACGTTTATTTGTTTTGTACCCCGTAGGGGACCAGGGGTAGGCATCTAACAGCCGACTAAGACGAATTTTTGGTTCTTTGAAGACTCTGGAATTGGTTACTTTTTGTAGTCTTCGTAGTGACATTTTTGACTTGGTCAGTCCTCTTTTCGGAATTGAGCCCACCCATTATATGACTTCggagactttgactttgactaGAAGTCTTCGAGGAAAGAGGCAAAGTCAGTCAAGGCCTCGCGTATGGTTTGGGAACACTCAACTTTCCACAAGATCAGACCCTAATCTGTGCcgcacaaaattttgattttaaagcGCAAAAGGAAAGTCTTCTCACTTGgcattcatgaaaaaaaaatcttgacgCGGTCGACCCCGTTATTGCAGAAACGCCAGCTGATGATCTAGCCAAATGGCCCCGAGAGCATggttaaaataaaagaaaaaaaaaatctaacgaCATATTTGAAGTGgaaaattgctaaaaattgGAGCTTGGGTTGAGTTGGGTATGATTTGGGTCCAAGTGAGATCAAGTGCAAGCTACCaaaattttattacaaaaatatgGGTCGGTATGTGTTATATTGGTCAAAGTGAATTGGATCCTTTTCTACCCATTTGTACTAGATCTGATCCTTTACTAGGAATAACACCTGAGAAATCTAAAAGGTTATTTATATCAATTGATGGAAGAGCAAATATTCACTAAGAACTTAAAACTTGTCCAgtatgaatattttctccaaaattcAATCAACTATTATACAAATTTAAGGACAAAGTACAAAAacaatacaaaaattttatgtgctcaatgtggaaaaaattacaaatcattcaaaactttcactaatcaccaagaatagcagAAAATATAGTAGTTCATCTCTAGTCACACAGCTAGAGAATGAACATATCGACGATACAACAATATATCATTTATAGATTaacaaaagaagcaagaaaactCATAAATTGAAAGACAAATTGGAGAAGGGTCTCAATGATGAACTTGATCTCACAAACAATATACTAAAAACTGCCTCTTCTCCTTCGAACCTTGGTCTCTCCCcctcttttatttctctttttgtttgaacactcctttttctcttttcactaTAAAAAACATTCCACCCTCattcttatttctttctctttaaaGATGTGCTGGGCCCCATGAGGCGGACCCAGCCCATCGTCAAGTAGGAAGTACACCTGTTGGAACGACTCAGACTGAAAATGGCTATGACTATCTTGAAGCCTTGTGCATACATGgccatttttctcttttggtctGGAAGTCGTTTTTTCTCAGGTTCAAGACGATTCCTCGATCTTATTTTCCTGTGATTTTCCTATTTGACAATGAAAATGCATCAGCAAGTATTAACTCGTGGAACGCATATTGGTATATGCCATTTGGCATATTGAAAATGTTGACAATTCCCACCGGGTGGTTCTCTCTTGACATTGCATATTTCTTGTTGTCTTTCTTCTAAGTAGTACGATCGACAATTGAGATGAATTGACACAACTACTTGAGAAGGTTGGGAGCACATAACTCATTGTCTCACTACACTTTGAACCGAAAATGTCACGctccgatcctccgagcgcgtgcctatccctcggtggtcgattaaatagcgatgtcccaTGACGCGTCGCCGACTCCCGAATGGGGCCTTC
The window above is part of the Eucalyptus grandis isolate ANBG69807.140 chromosome 6, ASM1654582v1, whole genome shotgun sequence genome. Proteins encoded here:
- the LOC104416363 gene encoding MDIS1-interacting receptor like kinase 2 isoform X1, with protein sequence MNSSPEFKRFMSLVAALALFTTFTVPLLAHASPIEAQALLKWKSNLGNHSDSSLSSWTPSPHNATGSNSTMSPCAWYGISCNQAGSVIRLNLTSAYVQGTLDEFPFSSLSHLMYMDLSINSLSGYIPPQIGLLSNLTYLDLSINRFMGKIPSEISHLTRLTILHLVSNELNGSIPQEIGQMHLLTEVALYSNQLNGPIPSSLGNLSKLTTLYVYNNSLSSYIPPEMGSMTNLEVLHMDTNLLTGPIPSTLGNLTKLIELHLFANELTGSIPLELGKSNLLSELCLNDNNLIGSIPPTLGNLTKLALLYLYGNQLSGHIPDEIGNLHTMFDLELSTNQLIGPIPSCLGNLTNLRSLFLRENHLSSSIPESLGDLVNLVVLQLDTNQLNGSLPKNLCQGGSLQNFTLSHNNLTGSIPIRLEKLHKPSRVHLEENQLTGNISKIFGVYPKLDFIDMSFNKFVGEISTNWGSCMCLTHLRIAGNNITGNLPPEIGNATRLGEIDLSFNGLLGEVPKEFGKLTSLEKLNLSRNQFLGQISPEIVSLPSLLKLDLSMNRLSMSIPQTIGNSSKLTHLYLSNNQLSQDIPRQLGMLIHLSELDLSHNLLSGGVPARIQHAAKPRET
- the LOC104416363 gene encoding MDIS1-interacting receptor like kinase 2 isoform X2, whose translation is MRGLVEVDISYNKFEGPIPNTTAFQNATKESFQGNSGLCGNIEGLEPCDQAVVDRESSPTGGGVFLIVFPLLGVILLFIFFGIFFIFHRKKLHPTVELAPKTIEVFSLSKYDGMISYEDIMEATGAFNEIFCIGRGGYGSVFKAKLRSGDIVAVKKLHQTANSGQTYQKEFLNEIRALTEIRHRNIVKLVGFCSHPQHSFLVYEYFDRGSLSTILSNEKEAKELDWNKRVNIVKGMAHALSYMHHDCITPIVHRDISSNNILLDSEYEAHVSDFGTAKLLKLDTSNWSAVVGTYGYVAPELAYTMKVTRNAMCIALE